The region CTTACGCAGCTCTTGTTATCATACATGGGAGGCAAGCCCTTGCTCCTCGAGAAGTTGCCCTTCCCGTCGTTGAGGTAAAGCCGGTCAAACTGCTCCTGCATCTCCCCATAAAACTCATTTCCGCCGCTCACCACGTACAGGTCCGGATAACTGTCGTTGTTGGCGTCAAAGAAGATGGCGTCGACATCCTCATATACCGAATCTGCCTGGAAAAGCTCTTGATTCGAAGAAACAAACCGTCCGTCCGGCTGCTGCAGAAAGAGCGAGCCGGCCTGCCACTTGGCTCCTCCCACGTAAAAATCATCCAGGCCATCACTGTTCACATCCGCAACAGCTATTTTAGGTCCTTCCGTGGAGGTTTGGAATGGGATCAGGCTTTCCCGATAGAACTCGAGGTAGTTATTTTCCTGATGTCTGAAATTAACCTGGTAAGCGTCTGTCACATCTTCAAACAATGGCTGGTGCTTCGGTGCAAAGTGACTGTAATACACACTGGCCTCCTCGCGGGCAGCGGACTGCTCCAGCACCAGGGTAGTGTTGGCCTGGATGTTGGTCCGTAACTCAACTTTTTGATTGCCCCAGATTACGATCAGGGTATCTACCTTTGATTCTTTGCCCAGGCCAAAGTTCAGAACAGGCTCCACAGAGGACATGAACCCGCGCGCAGGCATCAACTGCTGTACCTGTATCCCTTCTTTGCTCTTGAGCAGCACTTTGGCGCCGTAGCCAAAGGTGTTCAGTTTATCCCCCTTCAGCTGTACCTTAAGATATTTGTTGCCACTCAACTCATTGCCGTTGTTCTTGTAAATACCGGCAGGCTGGTTGATGTTGTTGGTGATCAGCTCCAGGTGGCCATCCTTATCCAGGTCGGCGTAAACGGCTCCGTTTGATACTGTTGGCTCGGCGAAGCCCCAGGTCAGGGATTTATCCTGGAAGCGCAATCTCTCGGTTCCTTTGTAGAGGTAGTTGTGCACCTTCCCGTCCGGCATCATGCTGATGGCTTTCTGATCCAGCGATTTTGAGATTTCAGGGGCATGGAGCATGGAGTCAGAGGACGCGAACTTGATGTAGTCCATGTTGTTCGGCCGGCGCACAATACCGTTCGTGATGAAGATGTCTTTGATGCCATCGTTATCATAGTCGGCCAGCAGGGTGCTCCAGCTCCAGTCGGTTGCTGCTACGCCGGCCATTAACCCGACATCTGAGAATCGCTCCCCGCCATGGCTTAGCTGGAGGCAGTTACGGCTGTACTGGTTATAATAGCCGAACTGCAGCTTATACAGGAAAATATCCAGCGGATCCTCTCCCATGGAGGTCTTCTCCACTACTTCATCTTCCGGGTACATATCCAGCGTCATCAGGTCGGGGTAGCCGTCGTTGTTCATATCGGCGGCGTCGCAGCCCATTGAGAACCTGCTCAGGTGCTGAAAATGATCCTTCACGCTCTCCGTAAACGTGCCATTGCCATTATTCAGGTAATAGTAATCGTCTTCGTGGAAATCATTAGACACATAGATATCATCCCAGCCATCGTTGTTCATATCAGCCACCACTACGCCCAGCCCATAGCCCATCGCGGCACCATATATACCTGCCTTGTCACTTACGTCTTTAAACTTGACAGCCACTCCTGCTACAGCCTCCCCATCCGCTGAGATCAGCTGGTTTTCAAACAGGATGTCTCCCGCCTCGTTACTGCGGAGGTTCCGGGCACTTACGCGGTCGTAGCTCCGGGAAGTATGCACGGCATGGTTCAGCAAGTATACATCCAGATCGCCGTCGCGGTCATAGTCGAAAAAGGTGGTCTGCGTAGAGAAGCCGCTGAAATCCAGGCCATAGTCCGCGGCTCTCTCGGTAAAGGTCACCTTGCCGTCAGCGCCTGCCCCATTGTTAATGTATAGCTCATTGGAGCCTTCGAGGCCCTTGTAATCGCTCACTGCACATACATAGATGTCCAGCAGCCCGTCGCCGTTTACATCGGCCATCGCCACGCCCGTTTGCCAATCGGAATAACCCTCTATACCAGCTGTTTCAGATATGTCCTCAAACGTAAAGTTTCCCTTGTTCAGGTATAGCTTGTTCTTGCCCTGATTAGAGACGAAGTATAGATCCACCAATCCGTCGTTGTTCACGTCGCCAGCCGCTACGCCGGCCCCATTATAAAAATACAAGTAGCTCAGGATGTTCAGCTTGTCAGTGTCCTGCACCTGGTTCACGAAGCTGATGCGGGTTTGCGTAGAATCCAGTGCCTCAAAGAGCGCAGGCTCCCCTTGGGCTGCTTTACTCTGGCAGCCAGAAAATGAGAGCGAAGCCGCAATCGCAATCCCTCCTATTGTTAACAGTTGGTTGATATGCTTGGTTAGTATCATGAGAGCGTGTTTCATAAGCTGGCAAACTAAACAACTACATTCCCGCCTTTACCGTGCAGCTATCTTCTGTCTCTTGTTTTGGAGGCCAAAAACCTGCAGCGGGGCATTATTCTTTGCTAAGAGGAAATAAACCTGTCCATTAGCCCCGGCCACCTGCCGCATCCTGCGTACCTGTCCTTTTGTAAAAAAGCCCGTGTCCTTCGGCTTTCTTACTTCAAACCGGCCATTGCCCCTGCCTTCCAGCAACAGGCCATAGTTGGCATCGTACTGGCCTATCTCCGGCAACACATCATAAAAATTCCCGGCCAGCAAAATATCCAGTTGCCCATCCTGGTTATAATCTACTGTTTCAATAGCATGAATCGGGGAAAACTGCACTTCTACGGGCAGCGCCTCCAGAGAAAAAGTACTATTACCCTGATTTATCAGAAAGGATGAATTCGGATTAACCACTTTTCTTACTACTGCCGCTTTCAGTTCCTCCTCCGGCAGCATCTCCTGAAGCTGTTTGCCGGCATAGTCCTGGTGTTTTATGAACCTCCTCTTGATACTGGGTACCTGCCTTTGCAGGTCCTGCTTCAGTACCATCGGGTAAGCCTTACCATCTTCTGCATAGCAGGTGATGATTTGCTCTACCGTACCGTTGTCCTCAAAATCGTGCACGTACAGCTCTACAGGCTGCTTCAGGCTGGCTGCCATCCGGCTGTTCCAGCCTAGGTTCCCAAGTATGAAATCGGTGTCCCCATCCCCGTCTAAGTCGACAGCCTTCATGGTGTTCCACCATCCGGCTGAGTTTGGCACTTCGGTTTTAGCGTTTAGCTTTTGCCCTTTCTCATTCGCGAATACAGTGACCGGCATCCAGTCTCCCACCAGGACAAGCTCCGGGTATTTGTCTCCGTTCAGATCGGCCCAGGCTGCCTCCGTGATCATGCCCAACTCATTGGACGGTAGGTACCGCTTGGTGTAGTTCTTGAAGCTTCCGGTTCCGTCGTTCACATACAGATAGCTAGGCGGATCATAGCCGTATCCGCTTGGAATCATGCGGCCACCCACAAACAGGTCGATGTCGCCGTCCCGGTCAAAGTCGGCAGCTGCTACGCAGGAAGCATTGGTCTTCAGGTTAGGCAGCCGGTTCTCTTTGGCAAAATTCCCTCTACCGTCATTTATATAGAATCTGTCCAGCAGCTGAGGTGCCTCAGACATAAACTCATTGCTACCGGTCACCACCATCAGGTCAAGGTCCCCATCGCCGTCTGCATCAAAGAACTGGGCCGCTACGTCCTCAGCGTCCAGGTCTTCTGCAAAAACACGGCAGCTACTCTCCTCGAACGTACCATTCTTCTGCTGCAAGAACAGTTTCTTGGCCCCTCCTGCTGCTCCGCCTAAGTATACATCCTCCAGCCCATCGCCATCCACATCACCCGTTGCCAGTGCTGGCCCCTGGGTGGAGAGCATCTGCTTTAGCAGCGCGTCGCGGTTGTAGTCCACAAAGTTGCTTTCCTGATGCAC is a window of Pontibacter kalidii DNA encoding:
- a CDS encoding VCBS repeat-containing protein, translated to MILTKHINQLLTIGGIAIAASLSFSGCQSKAAQGEPALFEALDSTQTRISFVNQVQDTDKLNILSYLYFYNGAGVAAGDVNNDGLVDLYFVSNQGKNKLYLNKGNFTFEDISETAGIEGYSDWQTGVAMADVNGDGLLDIYVCAVSDYKGLEGSNELYINNGAGADGKVTFTERAADYGLDFSGFSTQTTFFDYDRDGDLDVYLLNHAVHTSRSYDRVSARNLRSNEAGDILFENQLISADGEAVAGVAVKFKDVSDKAGIYGAAMGYGLGVVVADMNNDGWDDIYVSNDFHEDDYYYLNNGNGTFTESVKDHFQHLSRFSMGCDAADMNNDGYPDLMTLDMYPEDEVVEKTSMGEDPLDIFLYKLQFGYYNQYSRNCLQLSHGGERFSDVGLMAGVAATDWSWSTLLADYDNDGIKDIFITNGIVRRPNNMDYIKFASSDSMLHAPEISKSLDQKAISMMPDGKVHNYLYKGTERLRFQDKSLTWGFAEPTVSNGAVYADLDKDGHLELITNNINQPAGIYKNNGNELSGNKYLKVQLKGDKLNTFGYGAKVLLKSKEGIQVQQLMPARGFMSSVEPVLNFGLGKESKVDTLIVIWGNQKVELRTNIQANTTLVLEQSAAREEASVYYSHFAPKHQPLFEDVTDAYQVNFRHQENNYLEFYRESLIPFQTSTEGPKIAVADVNSDGLDDFYVGGAKWQAGSLFLQQPDGRFVSSNQELFQADSVYEDVDAIFFDANNDSYPDLYVVSGGNEFYGEMQEQFDRLYLNDGKGNFSRSKGLPPMYDNKSCVRASDFDSDGDLDLFVGGRVLAYQYGHSPNSYLLINDGKGNFSDKTDELAPGLSRAGMVTDGAWFDYDQDGDTDLVVVGDWMPVTVFENQGNMLVKVTGREELNQTVGFWQTVKAADFDNDGDPDLILGNLGTNTKFRKREDVALRMYVKDIDANETLDHILAYRLHNDWYPVATKDELGKQIPLINKKFTTYTGYAGKTIDKLFNKGELKDAHVLEVNTFESLYLENLGAGTFKKHLLPREAQVSKVFSFYVEDVNHDGHLDILAGGNYYGVSTYQGRYDASYGVLLAGDGKGGFTAIPPTESRFLLQGEVRDIKKLETGKGELMLVARNKLPLQLLRKLNPDPVGEQLALGSKEERPVGAQP